The following are from one region of the Streptomyces fradiae genome:
- a CDS encoding S8 family serine peptidase: MKPRAILGEGALHAQPGQPLGDPRVCVALLDGPVDLTHPCFAGADLTRLTTVVQEPAGQGPMSRHGTHVASLLFGMPDSPLTGLVPRCRGLLLPVFRDGGNGAHGGDGGRVPQLDLARAIERAVEEGAHVINLSGGERTADGQADPLLARALRLCEDRGVLVVSAVGNDGADTLQVPAAHPSVLAVGAAAADGRPLDISNWGAAYRTHGILAPGQDIEGAAPGGGLASLTGSSFATPLVAGTAALLVAAQLAGGGAADPRAAGQTLLTTATAPDCADPDAPDCRRRLGGSLDAVRALAHVTRTRKEETAVTTPAAASAPVPQEATAPQQAVAPAAAPPPPAPAPAPAPTPVAVAVPQAPAPQTPAPVPAGVTADGGAPAPPPVAQAPAPAPVQAQVQPQVQAAPVPAPPPAQAPEPAPAPTAYAPTYAPSHSGVRPACGCGGSDPAACTCGGGDVGTTGGRRLVYAIGTIGFDYPTEARRDGFRQQMPYVTTTVGEEEVEQEPDPYNVTQLHDYLLGAPWACDKLTWTLVMDGATVYALEPEAPVAMDWGQPLVLPEEAQEKRKSVAELAAAKDKGLDEIIAMLSSPPVSTVYRVFRDAIVGQAINVERQEDKRADYISRVSIPGVLTDRTTRLYSGQIVPVVEVKSRGVYTWHESLLVDAVIHQITEEAKKENTEVRNMDELRLTIRAFLDKIYYQFRNLGQTSADRALNFMGTNTYSFSNLLAQGLLSASKVPGSSKNLYALDTITVTKSPYCRIGSDCQDVTATFYDPEDERRSRLSYQFTIDVSDDLPVSLAPYHTFLGSY; this comes from the coding sequence ATGAAGCCTCGGGCGATCCTCGGCGAGGGCGCACTTCACGCACAGCCCGGTCAGCCGCTCGGCGACCCGCGGGTGTGCGTGGCGCTGCTCGACGGCCCCGTCGACCTCACCCACCCCTGCTTCGCGGGCGCGGATCTCACGCGCCTCACCACTGTGGTGCAGGAACCCGCCGGTCAGGGACCCATGTCCCGGCACGGCACACACGTGGCGAGCCTCCTCTTCGGCATGCCGGACAGTCCCCTGACCGGGCTCGTCCCGCGCTGCCGCGGCCTGCTCCTGCCGGTCTTCCGCGACGGCGGCAACGGCGCCCACGGCGGTGACGGCGGCCGGGTGCCCCAGCTGGACCTGGCCCGCGCCATCGAGCGGGCGGTCGAGGAGGGCGCGCACGTCATCAACCTCAGCGGCGGCGAACGGACCGCCGACGGCCAGGCCGACCCCCTGCTCGCCCGGGCCCTGCGGCTCTGCGAGGACCGCGGCGTCCTGGTCGTCTCGGCCGTCGGGAACGACGGCGCCGACACCCTCCAGGTGCCCGCCGCCCACCCCTCCGTCCTGGCCGTCGGCGCCGCCGCGGCCGACGGCCGGCCGCTCGACATCAGCAACTGGGGTGCCGCCTACCGCACCCACGGAATCCTCGCCCCCGGCCAGGACATCGAGGGCGCCGCACCCGGCGGCGGCCTCGCCTCCCTCACCGGGAGCAGTTTCGCCACCCCCCTCGTGGCCGGTACGGCGGCGCTGCTCGTCGCCGCCCAGCTGGCCGGCGGCGGCGCGGCGGACCCCAGGGCCGCGGGGCAGACCCTGCTCACGACGGCCACCGCCCCCGACTGCGCCGACCCGGACGCCCCGGACTGCCGCCGCAGGCTCGGCGGCAGCCTGGACGCCGTCCGGGCGCTCGCCCACGTCACCAGGACCAGGAAAGAGGAGACAGCCGTGACCACTCCCGCAGCCGCTTCCGCGCCCGTGCCGCAAGAGGCCACCGCACCGCAGCAGGCCGTCGCCCCCGCGGCCGCCCCGCCGCCGCCCGCACCCGCACCCGCACCCGCGCCCACGCCCGTGGCCGTGGCCGTACCGCAGGCCCCCGCACCCCAGACCCCGGCACCGGTGCCGGCCGGCGTCACCGCCGACGGCGGAGCACCCGCCCCGCCCCCGGTGGCCCAAGCCCCGGCACCGGCACCGGTCCAAGCCCAGGTCCAACCCCAGGTCCAGGCAGCCCCCGTACCGGCTCCGCCCCCGGCCCAGGCCCCGGAACCAGCGCCCGCGCCCACCGCGTACGCCCCCACGTACGCCCCCTCACACTCCGGCGTACGCCCCGCGTGCGGATGCGGCGGCAGCGACCCGGCCGCCTGCACCTGCGGGGGCGGAGACGTTGGTACGACAGGAGGACGCCGGCTGGTCTACGCGATCGGCACCATCGGCTTCGACTACCCGACCGAGGCCCGCCGTGACGGCTTCCGGCAGCAGATGCCGTACGTCACCACCACGGTCGGCGAAGAAGAGGTCGAGCAGGAGCCCGACCCGTACAACGTGACCCAGCTCCACGACTACCTCCTGGGCGCGCCCTGGGCCTGCGACAAGCTCACCTGGACCCTCGTCATGGACGGTGCCACGGTGTACGCCCTCGAGCCCGAGGCCCCCGTGGCCATGGACTGGGGTCAGCCACTGGTGCTCCCCGAGGAGGCCCAGGAGAAGCGCAAGTCGGTCGCGGAGCTCGCCGCCGCGAAGGACAAGGGTCTCGACGAGATCATCGCGATGCTGTCCAGTCCTCCGGTGTCGACCGTGTACCGCGTGTTCCGCGACGCCATCGTGGGCCAGGCCATCAACGTCGAGCGCCAGGAGGACAAGCGCGCCGACTACATCTCCCGCGTGTCCATCCCCGGTGTGCTCACCGACCGCACCACCCGCCTCTACTCCGGCCAGATCGTGCCCGTGGTGGAGGTGAAGAGCCGGGGCGTGTACACGTGGCACGAGTCCCTGCTCGTCGACGCCGTCATCCACCAGATCACGGAAGAGGCCAAGAAGGAGAACACCGAGGTCCGCAACATGGACGAGCTGCGGCTCACGATCCGCGCGTTCCTCGACAAGATCTACTACCAGTTCCGCAACCTGGGACAGACCTCCGCCGACCGCGCGCTCAACTTCATGGGCACCAACACCTATTCGTTCAGCAACCTGCTGGCGCAGGGCCTGCTGTCCGCGAGCAAGGTGCCCGGCTCCAGCAAGAACCTGTACGCGCTCGACACCATCACCGTCACGAAGAGCCCGTACTGCCGCATCGGTTCGGACTGCCAGGACGTGACGGCGACCTTCTACGACCCCGAGGACGAACGCAGGTCCCGGCTCTCGTACCAGTTCACCATCGACGTGAGCGACGACCTGCCGGTCAGCCTCGCCCCGTACCACACCTTCCTCGGCTCCTACTGA
- a CDS encoding BTAD domain-containing putative transcriptional regulator: MSSNGVYLELLGAFELSYAGCRIPLPSGAQRLLALLAVHTAGVYRGAAAELLWPDCVPSRASANLRTALCHGRRAGPVTAVECVDRRLRLAPVVAVDLHCVRVAAQRSVTDGAPPAEHEDLVARLRDELLPRWPDEWLVLERERWDQLRLHALEALAERLRREGEYLDAFQTALTASQIDPIRETAQRILVEILLAEGNRACAVKRYQEYRRLLRRELAVEPSPLMTRLVQDAISA; the protein is encoded by the coding sequence GTGTCATCGAACGGCGTATACCTCGAACTGCTCGGCGCCTTCGAGCTCTCATACGCCGGATGCCGCATCCCCCTCCCCTCAGGGGCACAGCGCCTGTTGGCGCTGCTTGCCGTGCACACGGCCGGTGTGTACCGGGGTGCGGCAGCCGAGCTGCTCTGGCCCGACTGCGTCCCGAGCAGGGCGTCCGCGAACCTCAGGACCGCGCTGTGCCACGGCCGGCGCGCCGGGCCCGTGACGGCGGTCGAGTGCGTGGACCGGCGGCTGCGGCTCGCCCCGGTCGTGGCCGTCGACCTGCACTGCGTACGGGTGGCAGCCCAGCGGTCGGTGACGGACGGCGCCCCGCCCGCGGAGCACGAGGACCTGGTCGCCCGGCTCCGGGACGAGCTGCTGCCGCGCTGGCCGGACGAGTGGCTGGTCCTGGAGCGCGAGCGCTGGGACCAGCTGAGACTGCACGCCCTGGAGGCCCTCGCGGAGCGGCTGCGCCGCGAGGGCGAGTATCTGGACGCGTTCCAGACGGCGTTGACCGCGAGCCAGATCGATCCGATCAGGGAGACGGCCCAGCGGATCCTGGTCGAGATCCTCCTCGCCGAGGGCAACCGGGCGTGCGCGGTGAAGCGCTACCAGGAGTACCGGCGGCTGCTGCGCCGGGAGTTGGCGGTGGAGCCGTCTCCCCTGATGACCCGTCTGGTCCAGGACGCGATCTCCGCGTAG
- a CDS encoding Cmx/CmrA family chloramphenicol efflux MFS transporter, translating to MPLAVYILGLSVFALGTSEFMLSGLLPPIAEDMNVSIPRAGLLISAFAIGMVVGAPLLAVATLRLPRRTTLVALITLFGLGQVAGALAPNYAVLFVSRVVSALACAGFWAVGAAVAIAMVPMGARARAMAVMIGGLSIANVLGVPAGAFLGEHLGWRSAFWAVAVASAIALVGVVTRIPHIPLPETRPRLKGELVIYRDRQVLLSVLITALAAGGVFCAFSYLAPLLTDVSGLDKGWVSGVLALFGIGALLGTYIGGRVADAHLFGVLLSGITASTVFLVALALFASSPVATILLTFLLGVSAFYTAPALNARMFNVAGAAPTLAGATTTAAFNLGNTGGPWLGGTVIDAGLGFASPAWAGAAMTLLGLAAVTLSLRLSRTPAGRVVARSSSPAPAPATAATENAVDCTV from the coding sequence ATGCCCCTGGCCGTCTACATCCTCGGCCTCTCCGTCTTCGCGCTCGGCACGAGCGAGTTCATGCTGTCCGGGCTGCTCCCGCCCATCGCGGAGGACATGAACGTCTCCATCCCGCGCGCGGGCCTGCTCATCTCGGCCTTCGCGATCGGCATGGTGGTGGGCGCGCCGCTGCTCGCCGTCGCCACCCTCCGGCTCCCCCGTAGGACCACCCTGGTCGCCCTGATCACCCTCTTCGGCCTCGGCCAGGTCGCCGGCGCGCTCGCGCCGAACTACGCGGTGCTCTTCGTCTCGCGCGTCGTGAGCGCGCTCGCCTGCGCCGGGTTCTGGGCGGTCGGCGCCGCCGTGGCCATCGCGATGGTGCCGATGGGCGCCCGCGCCCGCGCCATGGCCGTGATGATCGGCGGCCTGTCGATCGCCAACGTCCTCGGCGTCCCGGCCGGCGCCTTCCTCGGCGAGCACCTCGGCTGGCGCTCCGCCTTCTGGGCCGTCGCCGTCGCCTCCGCGATCGCCCTCGTCGGCGTCGTCACCCGCATCCCGCACATCCCGCTCCCCGAGACCAGGCCCCGGCTCAAGGGCGAGCTGGTCATCTACCGCGACCGGCAGGTGCTGCTCTCCGTCCTGATCACCGCCCTCGCCGCCGGCGGCGTCTTCTGCGCCTTCTCCTACCTGGCCCCGCTGCTCACCGACGTCTCCGGCCTCGACAAGGGCTGGGTCTCCGGCGTCCTCGCCCTCTTCGGCATCGGCGCCCTCCTCGGTACGTACATCGGCGGCCGGGTCGCCGACGCCCACCTCTTCGGCGTCCTCCTCAGCGGCATCACCGCCTCCACCGTCTTCCTGGTCGCCCTGGCCCTGTTCGCCTCCAGCCCGGTCGCGACGATCCTGCTGACCTTCCTCCTCGGCGTCTCCGCCTTCTACACGGCCCCCGCCCTCAACGCCCGCATGTTCAACGTCGCGGGCGCCGCCCCCACCCTCGCCGGCGCCACCACCACCGCCGCCTTCAACCTCGGCAACACCGGCGGCCCCTGGCTCGGCGGCACCGTCATCGACGCCGGCCTCGGCTTCGCCTCCCCGGCCTGGGCGGGCGCCGCGATGACCCTCCTCGGCCTGGCCGCGGTCACGCTCTCGCTGCGCCTGAGCCGTACACCGGCCGGCAGGGTCGTCGCCCGCAGCAGCTCCCCGGCCCCGGCCCCGGCCACCGCAGCGACCGAGAACGCCGTCGACTGCACCGTCTGA
- a CDS encoding MarR family winged helix-turn-helix transcriptional regulator, whose translation MDSAQPAPSARSAPSAHATPPTLLDLSTYLVSRVGKTARGRLAARLARRELRLWDMAVLAALADFGPHAQRELVVRLGVDASDMTKVIDQLAAAGWVERARDPRDRRRVSVSLTPEGRTALAELDAEARAVQDEVLAPLDADERRALHALLLRVHQGL comes from the coding sequence ATGGATTCCGCACAGCCCGCACCGTCCGCACGGTCCGCACCGTCCGCGCACGCGACGCCGCCGACACTGCTCGACCTGAGCACGTACCTCGTCTCCCGCGTCGGCAAGACCGCCCGCGGCCGCCTCGCCGCCCGGCTCGCCCGGCGCGAGCTGCGGCTGTGGGACATGGCGGTGCTCGCCGCGCTCGCCGACTTCGGGCCGCACGCGCAGCGGGAGCTGGTGGTACGGCTCGGGGTGGACGCCAGCGACATGACCAAGGTGATCGACCAGCTGGCCGCCGCCGGCTGGGTCGAGCGGGCCCGCGATCCGCGCGACCGGCGGCGCGTCTCGGTCTCCCTCACCCCCGAGGGCCGCACCGCCCTCGCCGAACTCGACGCCGAGGCCCGCGCCGTCCAGGACGAGGTGCTGGCCCCGCTCGACGCGGACGAGCGGCGCGCCCTCCACGCCCTGCTGCTGCGGGTGCACCAGGGCCTGTAG
- a CDS encoding glyoxalase/bleomycin resistance/extradiol dioxygenase family protein, whose protein sequence is MDALYPRLLVTRFPDCFRFYAAVLPPLTGARLAKGAPAGPYANWDRDDQSVLSLFDRAAMSTTLGTAPLPADPAQDTTMLVLRVDDVDQGFALCLQHGGAPVTTPAARPEWGPTLRTAHLRDPEGRLIELQSY, encoded by the coding sequence ATGGACGCCCTCTACCCCCGCCTGCTCGTCACCCGCTTCCCCGACTGCTTCCGCTTCTACGCCGCCGTCCTCCCGCCCCTGACGGGCGCCCGCCTCGCGAAGGGCGCCCCGGCCGGCCCGTACGCCAACTGGGACCGCGACGACCAGTCCGTCCTCTCCCTCTTCGACCGCGCCGCGATGTCCACCACCCTCGGCACCGCGCCCCTCCCCGCCGACCCCGCCCAGGACACCACGATGCTCGTCCTCCGCGTCGACGACGTGGACCAGGGCTTCGCCCTCTGCCTGCAGCACGGCGGAGCCCCGGTGACAACCCCCGCCGCCCGCCCCGAATGGGGCCCGACCCTCCGCACCGCCCACCTCCGCGACCCGGAGGGCCGCCTGATCGAGCTGCAGTCCTACTGA
- a CDS encoding GntR family transcriptional regulator, producing the protein MDLDRTRPLWRQIAAEIIRRIESGTYPPGSRVPSTLEIAQEFGVVNATAAKAMRHVREEGWTRGEVGLGTFVSDPLPSTTGPKGGESAG; encoded by the coding sequence ATGGACCTTGACCGCACCCGACCCCTCTGGCGACAGATCGCGGCGGAGATTATCCGGCGCATCGAGAGCGGGACCTACCCGCCGGGAAGCCGTGTGCCGTCCACCCTGGAGATCGCCCAGGAGTTCGGCGTCGTGAACGCGACGGCGGCGAAGGCCATGCGGCACGTACGGGAAGAGGGTTGGACCCGGGGCGAGGTCGGCCTGGGGACCTTCGTCTCCGACCCTCTGCCGTCCACGACCGGCCCGAAGGGCGGCGAGTCCGCAGGCTGA
- a CDS encoding DUF6879 family protein, protein MTQSVESFGELLKETRHSAVHLEMRDSYAVSGEADDFEEWKRAGFANTDPGSPYWALWVGLVSEAVGRGVVMRRARIVSEPVTDYIRFEHAGTTVVIGAGEQVRWLPRRRASDIALPGNDFWLFDDRLVQFNVFGGDSRWMHTDFTEDPAVVKLCASAFESVWERGIPHEQYTV, encoded by the coding sequence ATGACGCAGAGCGTCGAGAGCTTCGGTGAACTGCTGAAGGAGACACGTCACTCTGCGGTTCACCTTGAGATGCGGGACTCCTACGCCGTCTCCGGAGAGGCGGACGACTTCGAGGAGTGGAAGCGCGCAGGCTTCGCCAACACCGACCCCGGTTCTCCCTACTGGGCGCTGTGGGTCGGCCTTGTGTCGGAGGCCGTCGGCCGAGGGGTGGTGATGCGCCGGGCCCGGATCGTCTCGGAACCGGTGACGGACTACATCCGGTTCGAGCACGCAGGTACCACGGTGGTTATCGGCGCAGGCGAACAGGTTCGTTGGCTTCCGCGCCGGCGCGCGTCGGACATTGCACTGCCCGGAAACGACTTCTGGCTGTTCGATGACCGCTTGGTGCAGTTCAACGTGTTCGGTGGAGACAGCCGGTGGATGCACACCGACTTCACCGAGGACCCTGCCGTGGTGAAGCTCTGCGCGTCCGCTTTCGAGTCGGTGTGGGAGCGCGGTATTCCACACGAGCAGTACACCGTCTGA
- a CDS encoding helix-turn-helix domain-containing protein, giving the protein MPSSPSSSAQAAREAVAARLRELMMEAGLRGHELAARCGWNAAKTSRIINAKTQPSDADIRAWCAACGADDQVADLVASARAVDFMYVEWRRLQRNGLRKVQEDFYALHEQSALCRVYVSNVMPGFFQTAPYATAVLQAVTRFWATPDDVVEAVASRVARSRFLYEGRHRFAVVMEEWVLRSRIGDVETMAGQLRHLLAVLPLASVSLGVIPSTASRTLWPMEAFYLYDDRRAVVETLTAEINVTQPREIADYARAFADLAKMAVYGDEAKARINAAIDSLG; this is encoded by the coding sequence ATGCCCTCCTCTCCGTCTTCCAGCGCCCAGGCCGCACGCGAGGCTGTTGCCGCGCGCCTGCGGGAACTGATGATGGAGGCGGGACTCAGAGGGCATGAGCTGGCCGCTCGGTGCGGATGGAACGCCGCAAAGACCTCCCGCATCATCAACGCAAAGACGCAGCCGTCGGACGCTGACATCCGCGCCTGGTGCGCCGCGTGCGGGGCGGATGATCAAGTCGCCGACCTCGTCGCCAGCGCCCGCGCGGTCGACTTCATGTACGTTGAGTGGCGTAGACTCCAGCGCAATGGCTTGCGCAAGGTGCAGGAGGACTTTTACGCGCTGCACGAGCAGTCGGCCCTCTGTCGTGTCTACGTATCCAACGTGATGCCGGGCTTCTTTCAGACCGCGCCCTACGCAACAGCCGTGCTTCAGGCTGTCACGCGGTTCTGGGCCACCCCCGATGACGTCGTCGAGGCGGTCGCTTCCCGCGTCGCACGCAGCCGCTTCCTGTACGAGGGACGCCACCGCTTCGCCGTTGTCATGGAGGAGTGGGTTCTTCGCTCTCGGATCGGGGACGTGGAGACGATGGCCGGCCAGCTCCGACACCTCCTCGCCGTGTTGCCTCTTGCCTCTGTCTCCCTTGGCGTCATCCCTTCAACGGCCTCCCGCACCCTTTGGCCGATGGAAGCCTTTTACCTGTATGACGACCGACGCGCCGTCGTGGAGACCCTGACAGCCGAGATCAATGTGACCCAGCCGCGCGAAATCGCCGACTATGCCCGTGCGTTCGCCGACCTGGCAAAGATGGCTGTCTACGGCGACGAAGCGAAGGCGCGGATCAATGCAGCGATTGACTCCCTCGGGTGA
- a CDS encoding GNAT family N-acetyltransferase, producing MIALRALTADDAPAIHRIYSGAAVNFLGRSEMTAGEAVEYVARVREWAAADPVVQYILGVDHGGDLIGVVKLGRRPNAHGRVSYVLREDTWRRGHATAAVRQLVAFAFTTAGLTSLGAKHHPDNPVSGRVLTKSGFARLGLRDGMVEYRRVRRCR from the coding sequence GTGATCGCGCTCCGGGCGTTGACGGCGGACGACGCTCCGGCCATCCATCGCATCTACAGCGGTGCCGCCGTGAACTTCCTCGGCCGATCAGAGATGACGGCCGGGGAAGCCGTGGAGTATGTCGCGCGTGTGCGGGAGTGGGCCGCCGCGGACCCCGTGGTCCAGTACATCCTCGGCGTGGACCATGGCGGAGATCTCATCGGCGTGGTGAAACTAGGCCGCCGACCGAACGCGCATGGGCGGGTCAGCTACGTCCTGCGCGAGGACACCTGGCGCCGTGGCCACGCCACGGCGGCCGTCCGGCAGCTGGTCGCCTTTGCCTTCACCACCGCCGGCCTCACCTCCCTCGGCGCCAAGCACCACCCCGACAATCCGGTGTCCGGCCGCGTCCTGACGAAGTCGGGTTTCGCGCGGCTCGGACTCCGAGACGGGATGGTCGAGTACCGCCGGGTCAGACGGTGTAGGTGA
- a CDS encoding MFS transporter, with protein MSTATVNPRRWWALAVLAAAQFMVIMDTSIIGVALPKMQEELGFSQGELQWVFNAYVIVFGGLLLLGGRLSDLVGARKIFVSGWAIMIAGSIVAAAAQTAWVEIVGRAVQGVGGALIAPSAMTLLMMLFMHDPRELGKAMALYGAAAPAGGTAGVFLGGVFTEWAWWQLCFVIYVPIGLATLAATKLLPKVESRRGSVDVIGAVAVTAGLALGVFAVVRAPEVGWGATATVLELIGAVVLIGLFFVIQKSIREPLMPLSVWRVPRLGSANLAMTLLGAAWIPMWYFLNLYLQQVLGYGAFASGAALLPMTVLLMIFMTAITARLMGKFGAKPLIGIGLLVLAAGLVWLAAVEPTGTFLVDVLPASLVAALGMSLAYIPTMMTAMSGAPQEQAGLASGIVNTTYNVGSALGLAALTAVAMSQGAAQLGNLPKLTEGFSAAFVGAAIIAAVGGIITLLVMKSDKAVAAEAAAAPAAAPQGDKVSA; from the coding sequence ATGTCAACCGCAACCGTCAATCCCCGGCGCTGGTGGGCACTTGCCGTGCTTGCCGCCGCGCAGTTCATGGTGATCATGGACACCTCGATCATCGGCGTCGCGCTGCCGAAGATGCAGGAGGAACTGGGCTTCTCCCAGGGCGAGCTGCAGTGGGTCTTCAACGCCTACGTGATCGTCTTCGGCGGACTGCTGCTCCTCGGCGGCCGCCTCTCCGACCTCGTCGGCGCCCGCAAGATCTTCGTCTCCGGCTGGGCGATCATGATCGCCGGCTCGATCGTCGCGGCGGCCGCCCAGACCGCCTGGGTCGAGATCGTCGGCCGCGCCGTCCAGGGTGTCGGCGGCGCGCTCATCGCGCCCTCCGCCATGACCCTGCTGATGATGCTCTTCATGCACGACCCGCGTGAGCTCGGCAAGGCGATGGCCCTCTACGGCGCCGCGGCCCCGGCCGGCGGCACCGCCGGCGTCTTCCTCGGCGGCGTGTTCACCGAGTGGGCCTGGTGGCAGCTGTGCTTCGTCATCTACGTCCCGATCGGCCTCGCGACCCTCGCCGCGACCAAGCTCCTCCCGAAGGTCGAGTCCCGCCGCGGCTCCGTCGACGTGATCGGCGCCGTCGCCGTCACCGCCGGTCTCGCCCTCGGTGTCTTCGCCGTCGTCCGTGCCCCCGAGGTCGGCTGGGGCGCCACCGCCACCGTGCTCGAACTCATCGGCGCCGTCGTCCTCATCGGCCTCTTCTTCGTGATCCAGAAGTCCATCCGCGAGCCGCTCATGCCGCTCAGCGTCTGGCGGGTCCCGCGCCTCGGCTCCGCCAACCTGGCGATGACGCTGCTCGGTGCCGCCTGGATCCCGATGTGGTACTTCCTCAACCTCTACCTCCAGCAGGTCCTCGGTTACGGGGCCTTCGCCTCCGGCGCCGCGCTGCTCCCGATGACCGTGCTCCTCATGATCTTCATGACGGCCATCACCGCCCGCCTCATGGGCAAGTTCGGCGCCAAGCCGCTCATCGGCATCGGCCTCCTCGTCCTCGCCGCCGGCCTGGTCTGGCTGGCCGCCGTCGAGCCCACCGGCACCTTCCTGGTCGACGTCCTGCCGGCCTCGCTCGTCGCCGCGCTCGGCATGTCCCTCGCCTACATCCCCACGATGATGACCGCCATGTCCGGCGCCCCGCAGGAGCAGGCCGGACTCGCCTCCGGCATCGTCAACACCACCTACAACGTCGGCTCCGCGCTCGGCCTCGCCGCGCTCACCGCCGTCGCCATGTCCCAGGGCGCCGCCCAGCTCGGCAACCTGCCCAAGCTCACCGAGGGCTTCTCCGCCGCCTTCGTCGGCGCCGCGATCATCGCCGCGGTCGGCGGCATCATCACCCTCCTGGTGATGAAGTCCGACAAGGCGGTCGCCGCCGAGGCCGCCGCCGCCCCGGCCGCCGCCCCGCAGGGCGACAAGGTCTCCGCCTAA
- a CDS encoding PLP-dependent aspartate aminotransferase family protein, translating into MELDTRAVHVFNEAFQEGSWPLSVPLVQSSAFAFSSADELAEAMAGPDGRYVYSRRGNPTVRALEQTLAGLEGGAGAIAFASGMGAISGVLLALLKPGDRVVAQRCLYGGTYAVLSDLAARYGIHVTYISGDDVAEFEAAAQHPATRLLVLETIANPTGQVPELPGLLAAARRTGVTSVVDNSLASPVLCRPLELGADVVVHSTTKYLSGHSDVLGGAAVFADDALRRAVWPRTVELGACADPFAAWLTLRGIPTLPLRMRAHCAGAAALAERLAARPDVTAVHYPWLAGHPSYATARKVLAGGGGGLLSFELAGGREAGRAFIEGVRVAKLALSLGGVESLVTHPASTSHRELDAEALAAAGIAPGLVRMSVGIEDVEDLWADIQQALDWG; encoded by the coding sequence GTGGAACTCGACACCCGTGCCGTGCACGTCTTCAACGAAGCGTTCCAGGAGGGCAGTTGGCCGCTCTCCGTGCCCCTCGTCCAGTCCTCCGCCTTCGCCTTCTCCTCCGCCGACGAGCTCGCCGAGGCCATGGCCGGACCCGACGGGCGGTACGTCTACAGCCGGCGCGGCAATCCGACCGTACGGGCCCTGGAGCAGACCCTCGCCGGGCTCGAAGGGGGCGCCGGGGCCATCGCCTTCGCGTCCGGGATGGGCGCCATCAGCGGGGTGCTGCTCGCGCTGCTCAAGCCCGGGGACCGGGTGGTGGCGCAGCGCTGCCTGTACGGGGGGACGTACGCCGTCCTGTCCGACCTGGCCGCCCGCTACGGCATCCACGTCACGTACATCTCCGGTGATGACGTCGCCGAATTCGAGGCGGCGGCGCAGCACCCGGCGACCCGGCTGCTCGTCCTGGAGACGATCGCCAACCCCACCGGGCAGGTGCCCGAGCTGCCCGGGCTGCTCGCCGCCGCCCGCCGGACCGGGGTGACGAGCGTCGTCGACAACTCCCTCGCCTCGCCCGTCCTGTGCCGGCCGCTGGAGCTGGGCGCGGACGTGGTCGTGCACTCCACCACCAAGTACCTCTCCGGCCACTCCGACGTCCTCGGTGGCGCCGCCGTCTTCGCCGACGACGCGCTGCGCCGCGCCGTCTGGCCGCGCACGGTCGAACTCGGCGCGTGCGCGGACCCGTTCGCCGCCTGGCTGACCCTGCGCGGGATACCGACCCTCCCGCTGCGGATGCGCGCGCACTGCGCGGGCGCCGCCGCGCTCGCCGAACGGCTCGCCGCCCGCCCCGACGTCACGGCCGTGCACTACCCGTGGCTGGCCGGCCATCCCTCGTACGCCACCGCCCGCAAGGTCCTCGCGGGCGGGGGCGGCGGTCTGCTGTCCTTCGAGCTCGCGGGCGGGCGGGAGGCCGGCCGGGCCTTCATCGAGGGCGTACGGGTCGCGAAGCTCGCGCTCTCCCTCGGCGGCGTGGAATCGCTGGTCACCCACCCCGCGTCCACCTCCCACCGCGAGCTGGACGCCGAGGCGCTGGCGGCCGCCGGGATCGCGCCGGGGCTCGTGCGGATGTCGGTCGGCATCGAGGACGTCGAGGACCTGTGGGCGGACATCCAACAGGCCCTCGACTGGGGGTGA
- a CDS encoding MaoC family dehydratase — protein MRYFEDFRPGDVHELGTVTVTAEEVLEFGKRFDPQPFHTDPELAEESQFGGLIASGFHTQAMFMRRYVDGLLAYSACMGSPGIDEVRYLRPVRPGDVLTARVEILGATPSPFNPTSGTVKPRCTLVAADGTAVFSMILHSIFRRRPAGSEAGHLSSMPAAADPAGCCGGTRKSAPAAAMSA, from the coding sequence ATGCGCTACTTCGAGGACTTCCGGCCCGGCGACGTCCACGAGCTGGGCACCGTCACCGTCACGGCGGAGGAGGTGCTGGAGTTCGGCAAGCGCTTCGACCCGCAGCCCTTCCACACGGACCCCGAGCTCGCCGAGGAATCGCAGTTCGGCGGGCTGATCGCCAGCGGCTTCCACACGCAGGCGATGTTCATGCGCCGCTACGTCGACGGGCTGCTCGCCTACAGCGCCTGCATGGGCTCGCCCGGCATCGACGAGGTCCGCTATCTGCGTCCCGTACGCCCCGGCGACGTCCTCACGGCGCGCGTCGAGATCCTCGGCGCGACCCCGTCGCCGTTCAACCCCACCAGCGGCACCGTCAAGCCGCGCTGCACGCTGGTGGCCGCCGACGGGACGGCCGTGTTCAGCATGATCCTGCACAGCATCTTCCGGCGCCGTCCCGCCGGGTCCGAGGCCGGTCATCTGTCGTCGATGCCCGCGGCCGCGGACCCCGCCGGGTGCTGCGGCGGTACGAGGAAGAGCGCGCCCGCAGCGGCCATGAGCGCCTGA